From the Gymnogyps californianus isolate 813 chromosome 2, ASM1813914v2, whole genome shotgun sequence genome, one window contains:
- the FAM237B gene encoding protein FAM237B, whose amino-acid sequence MEFVWKRRWYLQLGCILILNLVYANLDYQKETPASLGQIDHQCWEVSSHGLVEMKKLKVADTVIDLWDFMMFLKESPKPKHNELFNDLAQNFWDMYVDCVLSRSHGMGRRQLMSPKYSSTYSHRTLEGSAFTNPF is encoded by the exons ATGGAATTTGTATGGAAACGAAGGTGGTATCTTCAGCTGGGCTGTATATTGATACTGAATTTGGTTTATGCCAATCTAGACTATCAGAAAGAAACTCCTGCAAGCCTGGGTCAGATTGACCATCAGTGCTGGGAGGTGTCGTCCCATGGGCTGGTGGAAATGAAGAAACTCAAGGTAGCAGATACGGTCATTGATCTCTGGGACTTCATGATGTTCCTAAAGGAATCCCCTAAGCCCAAGCACAATGAACTCTTCAATGATTTAGCCCAGAACTTCTGGGATATGTATGTAGACTGTGTGCTCTCAAGATCCCATGGAATGGGCAGAAGACAATTAATGTCTCCCAAATATTCTTCCACATACTCACATAGAACTTTAGAAG GGTCTGCTTTCACCAACCCATTTTAG